A genome region from Geodermatophilus bullaregiensis includes the following:
- a CDS encoding S8 family serine peptidase, with amino-acid sequence MIDPRAGAGRSRRPAVQTTGRQVVVFADTADDAAVDWSAAGISDVADSRDFTSGQVSAQALHDAGATVFARLGIAVVSAAPDQVTALRSATADRRPVLSVSPELVHHVLPEDVSSYVEGYRDGVADLAGRLVGSGGGGGGAAPPPPFADTPAATWGLQAVQATTSPFTGRGIRVAVLDTGLDLEHPDFAGRSVTSESFVPGVTSAQDGHGHGTHCTGTACGPRLPPAGPRYGVASEAEVFIGKVLSDEGSGDDGGILAGMDWAVSNGCAVLSMSLGADVAEAHPPYSAAGRRALQQGSLVIAAAGNNADRENGDPGFVGAPANSVEIVAVGALDPGLAVTWFSARSLATPGGEVDVAAPGLDVLSTWPMPTRYNTISGTSMATPHVAGLAALWAEATGRRGYELWATLTQASRRLLEPSVDVGSGLVLAPQEGAGAA; translated from the coding sequence GTGATCGATCCGCGAGCCGGCGCCGGCCGGAGCAGGCGCCCGGCGGTGCAGACCACCGGGCGGCAGGTCGTCGTCTTCGCCGACACCGCCGACGACGCGGCGGTGGACTGGTCGGCGGCCGGGATCTCCGACGTCGCCGACTCGCGGGACTTCACGTCCGGCCAGGTGTCCGCGCAGGCCCTGCACGACGCCGGTGCCACGGTGTTCGCCCGGCTCGGCATCGCCGTCGTCTCGGCCGCCCCCGACCAGGTCACCGCGCTGCGGTCGGCGACCGCGGACCGCCGTCCGGTGCTGTCCGTGTCGCCCGAGCTGGTGCACCACGTGCTGCCCGAGGACGTGTCGTCCTACGTCGAGGGCTACCGGGACGGCGTCGCCGACCTCGCCGGCCGCCTCGTCGGCAGCGGGGGAGGGGGCGGGGGCGCCGCCCCGCCCCCGCCGTTCGCCGACACCCCGGCGGCCACCTGGGGCCTGCAGGCGGTGCAGGCGACGACGTCGCCGTTCACCGGCCGGGGGATCCGCGTCGCCGTCCTCGACACCGGCCTGGACCTCGAGCACCCGGACTTCGCCGGCCGCTCGGTGACGTCCGAGTCGTTCGTGCCCGGCGTGACCTCGGCGCAGGACGGGCACGGCCACGGCACGCACTGCACCGGCACCGCCTGCGGCCCCCGCCTGCCCCCGGCCGGGCCGCGCTACGGCGTCGCGTCGGAGGCGGAGGTCTTCATCGGCAAGGTGCTCAGCGACGAGGGCAGCGGCGACGACGGCGGCATCCTGGCCGGCATGGACTGGGCGGTGTCCAACGGCTGCGCCGTCCTGTCGATGTCGCTGGGCGCCGACGTCGCCGAGGCCCACCCGCCCTACTCCGCCGCCGGGCGGCGGGCGCTGCAGCAGGGGTCGCTGGTCATCGCCGCGGCCGGCAACAACGCCGACCGCGAGAACGGCGACCCCGGCTTCGTCGGCGCGCCGGCCAACAGCGTCGAGATCGTGGCCGTGGGCGCCCTCGACCCGGGCCTGGCGGTGACCTGGTTCTCCGCGCGCAGCCTGGCGACCCCGGGCGGCGAGGTGGACGTGGCCGCGCCCGGGCTCGACGTGCTGTCGACCTGGCCGATGCCCACCCGCTACAACACGATCAGCGGCACCAGCATGGCCACGCCGCACGTCGCCGGGCTCGCTGCGCTGTGGGCCGAGGCCACCGGTCGGCGCGGCTACGAGCTGTGGGCGACGCTGACCCAGGCGAGCCGGCGGCTGCTCGAGCCGTCGGTCGACGTCGGCAGCGGGCTGGTCCTGGCACCCCAGGAAGGCGCCGGAGCGGCGTAG
- a CDS encoding exodeoxyribonuclease VII small subunit, with protein sequence MSAPEPTPDQPTPDQPTQTYEQAREELAEVVRRLEAGGLTLEESLALWERGEALAELCRHWLDRARERLAAAGPADQQG encoded by the coding sequence GTGAGCGCGCCCGAGCCGACCCCCGACCAGCCGACCCCCGACCAGCCGACCCAGACCTACGAGCAGGCGCGCGAGGAGCTGGCCGAGGTGGTGCGCCGGCTCGAGGCCGGCGGGCTGACCCTCGAGGAGTCCCTCGCCCTGTGGGAGCGCGGCGAGGCGCTGGCCGAGCTGTGCCGGCACTGGCTCGACCGCGCCCGCGAGCGCCTGGCCGCGGCCGGGCCGGCCGACCAGCAGGGCTGA
- the xseA gene encoding exodeoxyribonuclease VII large subunit has product MTAPSSPEAPWPVRTVARKVAEWIGRLGEVWVEGQVAQLSRRGSATVFLTLRDPAADLSVPVTCARDVADRPGLELTEGARVIVRARPDYYIARGSFSLRATEIRAVGLGELLARIERIRRLLAAEGLFDAARKRPLPFAPAVVGVVTGKDSAAERDVLVTARRRWPAVRFAVHHSLVQGVNAASSVIEGLQRLDRDPEVEVIVVARGGGSVEDLLPFSDEGLVRAIAACRTPVVTAVGHETDTTLVDHVADVRAATPTDAAHRVVPEIGEQRRLVDGLRARARHLLTVRLDQQERWLEGVRSRPVLAAPERLLHGRADDVAALRARARRTLTHRVESAERDLEHARARVSALSPQATLERGYALVQRADGALVRDPAEVGDDEPLTVRVAGGRLPVRVDRDTGGVGGAGQDGQA; this is encoded by the coding sequence ATGACCGCCCCCTCCTCCCCCGAGGCGCCCTGGCCGGTGCGCACGGTGGCCCGCAAGGTCGCCGAGTGGATCGGCCGGCTCGGCGAGGTGTGGGTGGAGGGTCAGGTCGCCCAGCTGTCCCGGCGCGGGTCGGCAACGGTCTTCCTCACCCTCCGCGACCCCGCGGCCGACCTCTCGGTGCCGGTGACCTGCGCCCGCGACGTCGCCGACCGGCCGGGCCTGGAGCTCACCGAGGGCGCCCGCGTCATCGTGCGGGCGCGGCCGGACTACTACATCGCCCGCGGCTCGTTCTCGCTGCGCGCCACCGAGATCCGCGCGGTCGGGCTCGGTGAGCTGCTGGCCCGCATCGAGCGGATCCGCCGGCTGCTGGCCGCCGAGGGCCTCTTCGACGCCGCCCGCAAGCGCCCCCTGCCCTTCGCCCCGGCCGTCGTCGGCGTGGTCACCGGCAAGGACTCCGCCGCCGAGCGGGACGTGCTGGTCACCGCGCGCCGGCGCTGGCCCGCGGTCCGCTTCGCCGTCCACCACAGCCTGGTGCAGGGCGTCAACGCCGCGTCGTCGGTCATCGAGGGGCTGCAGCGGCTCGACCGCGACCCGGAGGTCGAGGTCATCGTCGTCGCCCGCGGCGGCGGCTCGGTGGAGGACCTGCTGCCCTTCTCCGACGAGGGGCTGGTGCGCGCGATCGCCGCCTGCCGCACGCCGGTGGTCACCGCCGTCGGCCACGAGACCGACACCACGCTGGTCGACCACGTCGCCGACGTCCGCGCGGCCACCCCGACCGACGCCGCACACCGGGTGGTGCCCGAGATCGGCGAGCAGCGGCGGCTGGTCGACGGGCTGCGCGCCCGTGCCCGGCACCTGCTCACGGTGCGGCTCGACCAGCAGGAGCGGTGGCTCGAGGGGGTGCGCAGCCGGCCGGTGCTGGCCGCCCCCGAGCGGCTGCTGCACGGCCGGGCCGACGACGTCGCGGCCCTGCGTGCCCGCGCGCGCCGGACGCTGACGCACCGGGTGGAGAGCGCCGAGCGCGACCTCGAGCACGCCCGCGCCCGCGTCTCCGCCCTCTCCCCGCAGGCCACGCTGGAGCGCGGCTACGCCCTCGTGCAGCGGGCCGACGGGGCGCTGGTGCGCGACCCCGCCGAGGTCGGCGACGACGAGCCGCTGACGGTGCGGGTGGCCGGGGGCCGGCTGCCGGTGCGCGTCGACCGCGACACGGGCGGCGTCGGTGGCGCCGGGCAGGATGGGCAGGCGTGA
- a CDS encoding DUF6542 domain-containing protein has translation MTDRSAGDVPERRGSRASGHGAERSSSRIAPPAEGGSRLRGVLAVLGVFVITLAGGALDSFLGVGLGTLTLVTLVAATAVATLLVRKRDLLTLVVAPPLVFVAVAAVNVGLAPSASLNLPTIATVLVRGFPTMAVATVVAVVVAVVRWAARR, from the coding sequence GTGACCGACCGCTCCGCCGGCGACGTCCCCGAGCGCCGTGGCAGCCGCGCCTCCGGCCACGGCGCCGAGCGCTCGAGCAGCCGGATCGCACCCCCCGCGGAGGGCGGCAGCCGGCTACGCGGCGTCCTCGCGGTGCTCGGTGTCTTCGTGATCACGCTGGCCGGCGGCGCGCTCGACTCGTTCCTCGGTGTCGGACTCGGCACGCTCACCCTCGTCACGCTGGTGGCGGCCACCGCCGTCGCGACGCTGCTGGTCCGCAAGCGCGACCTGCTCACCCTCGTCGTCGCGCCGCCGCTGGTCTTCGTCGCGGTGGCCGCGGTCAACGTGGGCCTCGCACCGTCGGCCAGCCTCAACCTGCCGACCATCGCCACCGTGCTCGTGCGCGGCTTCCCCACCATGGCCGTGGCCACCGTCGTCGCCGTCGTCGTGGCGGTCGTCCGCTGGGCCGCCCGGCGCTGA
- a CDS encoding AlkA N-terminal domain-containing protein, with the protein MTASLDAERCYRAVASRDARFDGWFVTAVRTTGIYCRPSCPARTPAAANVCFFGTAAGAHAAGFRACRRCRPDAVPGSPEWDVRADAVARAMRLIADGEVERTGVPGLAARLGYSERQVHRLLVGELGVGPLAVARAQRAQTARVLIETTDLPMADVAFAAGFASVRQFNDTIREVFACTPSELRRRRPGGDGGTPGWLTLRLAARAPFDAAEVLHFLGAHAVPGLEEWDGTTFSRVLDLPAGPGVVRLSPAADGGPAVTAQLLLADLRDLRAAVPRCRRLLDLDADPLAVDDVLGDDPALAPLVAGAPGRRVPASPDAPETAARAVLGQQVSVAGARTLTARVVALAGTPLPEPVGTLTHAFPRPAALAEADLSAVGLTGARRRTLTGLAAALADGRVALDPGCDREQAAADLLALPGIGPWTASLVVMRGLGDPDVWLPGDLALRRSLAALGSSDADAATRWRPWRSYAAVHLWALAAPTLFTRSPASDRSAS; encoded by the coding sequence GTGACCGCTTCCCTCGACGCCGAGCGCTGCTATCGCGCGGTCGCCAGCCGGGACGCCCGCTTCGACGGCTGGTTCGTCACCGCCGTCCGCACCACGGGCATCTACTGCCGGCCCTCGTGCCCCGCCCGCACGCCCGCGGCGGCGAACGTCTGCTTCTTCGGCACCGCCGCCGGCGCCCATGCCGCCGGCTTCCGCGCCTGCCGCCGCTGCCGGCCCGACGCCGTCCCGGGCTCCCCGGAGTGGGACGTGCGCGCCGACGCCGTCGCCCGCGCCATGCGGCTGATCGCCGACGGCGAGGTGGAGCGCACCGGCGTCCCCGGGCTGGCCGCGCGGCTGGGCTACTCCGAGCGGCAGGTGCACCGGCTGCTGGTCGGCGAGCTCGGCGTCGGCCCGCTGGCGGTGGCCCGTGCCCAGCGCGCGCAGACCGCCCGGGTGCTCATCGAGACCACCGACCTGCCGATGGCCGACGTCGCCTTCGCCGCTGGGTTCGCCAGCGTGCGGCAGTTCAACGACACGATCCGCGAGGTCTTCGCGTGCACGCCGTCGGAGCTGCGCCGGCGCCGGCCGGGGGGTGACGGCGGCACGCCGGGCTGGCTGACCCTGCGGCTGGCCGCCCGCGCGCCGTTCGACGCTGCCGAGGTGCTGCACTTCCTCGGCGCGCACGCCGTCCCCGGCCTGGAGGAGTGGGACGGGACGACGTTCTCCCGCGTGCTCGACCTGCCCGCCGGACCGGGCGTCGTCCGCCTGTCCCCCGCGGCCGACGGCGGCCCGGCCGTGACCGCCCAGCTGCTGCTGGCCGACCTGCGCGACCTGCGCGCCGCCGTCCCCCGCTGCCGGCGGCTGCTGGACCTCGACGCCGACCCGCTCGCCGTCGACGACGTGCTCGGCGACGACCCCGCGCTCGCGCCGCTGGTGGCCGGGGCGCCCGGCCGCCGGGTGCCCGCCTCGCCCGACGCCCCGGAGACGGCGGCGCGCGCGGTGCTCGGGCAGCAGGTGTCGGTGGCCGGCGCCCGCACGCTCACCGCCCGCGTGGTCGCGCTGGCCGGGACGCCGCTGCCCGAGCCGGTCGGCACCCTCACGCACGCCTTCCCCCGGCCGGCGGCACTCGCCGAGGCCGACCTCTCCGCCGTCGGCCTCACCGGCGCCCGCCGCCGCACGCTCACCGGGCTGGCCGCCGCGCTCGCCGACGGCCGGGTGGCGCTCGACCCCGGCTGCGACCGCGAGCAGGCCGCCGCCGACCTGCTGGCGCTGCCGGGCATCGGCCCGTGGACGGCGTCGCTGGTGGTGATGCGCGGGCTCGGTGACCCCGACGTCTGGCTGCCGGGCGACCTCGCGCTGCGCCGGTCGCTGGCCGCGCTGGGCAGCTCCGACGCCGACGCCGCGACCCGCTGGCGGCCGTGGCGCTCGTACGCCGCGGTGCACCTCTGGGCGCTCGCCGCACCCACACTGTTCACCCGCTCCCCCGCTTCCGATCGGAGTGCGTCATGA
- the glpX gene encoding class II fructose-bisphosphatase — MTLPVPDGPLTTSTHASSFRADRPAPDRNLALELVRVTEAGAMAAGRWVGRGDKNGGDGAAVDAMRALIGTVSMRGVVVIGEGEKDQAPMLFNGEEVGDGNGPECDVAVDPVDGTTLMAKGMPNAIAVMAVADRGAMYDPSAVFYMDKIATGPAAADVVDITAPVAENIRRVAKAKHSSVSDVTVCILDRPRHEQLVHEVREAGARIKFITDGDVAGAIAAAREGTGVDLLMGIGGTPEGIITACALKCMGGALQGRLWPKDDEERQKAIDAGHDLDRVLSIDDLVSGDVFFVATGITDGELLRGVQYRAGGCTTQSLVMRSRSGTIRAIDSLHSLEKLRAYSAVPFDRSDPEH, encoded by the coding sequence GTGACCCTTCCCGTGCCCGATGGCCCGCTGACCACGAGCACCCACGCGAGCAGCTTCCGCGCCGACCGGCCCGCGCCCGACCGCAACCTCGCCCTCGAGCTGGTCCGCGTGACCGAGGCCGGGGCGATGGCCGCCGGCCGCTGGGTGGGCCGCGGTGACAAGAACGGCGGCGACGGCGCGGCGGTCGACGCGATGCGGGCCCTCATCGGCACGGTGAGCATGCGCGGCGTCGTCGTCATCGGCGAGGGCGAGAAGGACCAGGCGCCGATGCTCTTCAACGGCGAGGAGGTCGGCGACGGCAACGGCCCGGAGTGCGACGTCGCCGTCGACCCGGTCGACGGCACCACGCTGATGGCCAAGGGCATGCCCAACGCGATCGCGGTCATGGCGGTGGCCGACCGCGGCGCCATGTACGACCCGTCGGCGGTGTTCTACATGGACAAGATCGCCACCGGCCCGGCCGCCGCCGACGTCGTCGACATCACCGCGCCGGTCGCGGAGAACATCCGCCGGGTGGCCAAGGCCAAGCACAGCTCGGTCTCCGACGTCACCGTCTGCATCCTCGACCGGCCGCGCCACGAGCAGCTCGTGCACGAGGTCCGGGAGGCCGGCGCGCGGATCAAGTTCATCACCGACGGCGACGTCGCGGGCGCGATCGCCGCCGCCCGCGAGGGCACCGGCGTGGACCTGCTCATGGGCATCGGCGGCACCCCGGAGGGGATCATCACCGCCTGCGCGCTCAAGTGCATGGGCGGCGCGCTGCAGGGCCGGCTGTGGCCCAAGGACGACGAGGAGCGGCAGAAGGCGATCGACGCCGGCCACGACCTCGACCGGGTGCTCTCGATCGACGACCTGGTCAGCGGCGACGTCTTCTTCGTGGCCACCGGGATCACCGACGGCGAGCTGCTGCGCGGCGTGCAGTACCGCGCCGGTGGCTGCACGACGCAGTCGCTGGTCATGCGCTCGCGCTCGGGGACCATCCGCGCGATCGACAGCCTGCACTCGCTGGAGAAGTTGCGCGCCTACTCCGCGGTGCCCTTCGACCGCTCCGACCCGGAGCACTGA
- a CDS encoding 4-hydroxy-3-methylbut-2-enyl diphosphate reductase gives MADQRGRVLLADPRGYCAGVDRAVVAVERALEIHGAPVYVRKQIVHNKHVVATLERRGAVFVDETDEVPEGSVVVFSAHGVSPAVHQEAAARQLRTIDATCPLVTKVHQEAKRFARDDYDILLIGHRGHEEVEGTSGEAPSHIQLVDGADDVANVQVRDPERVVWLSQTTLSVDETLATVDQLKNRFPGLQSPPSDDICYATQNRQQAVKQMAAECDLVIVVGSTNSSNSVRLVEVALEAGARAAHLVDYAAEIDPAWLEGVRTVGVTSGASVPEVLVSEVLDWLAARDYPDVETVKAAEERLVFALPHELRPKRGETAS, from the coding sequence ATGGCTGATCAGCGCGGACGGGTCCTGCTGGCCGATCCCCGGGGCTACTGCGCCGGCGTCGACCGGGCGGTGGTGGCCGTCGAGCGCGCGCTGGAGATCCACGGCGCACCGGTCTACGTCCGCAAGCAGATCGTCCACAACAAGCACGTGGTGGCCACCCTCGAGCGGCGCGGCGCGGTGTTCGTCGACGAGACCGACGAGGTGCCCGAGGGCTCGGTCGTCGTCTTCAGCGCCCACGGCGTCTCGCCGGCGGTGCACCAGGAGGCCGCGGCGCGGCAGCTGCGCACCATCGACGCGACCTGCCCGCTGGTGACGAAGGTGCACCAGGAGGCCAAGCGGTTCGCCCGCGACGACTACGACATCCTGCTGATCGGCCACCGCGGCCACGAGGAGGTCGAGGGCACCTCCGGCGAGGCGCCGTCGCACATCCAGCTCGTCGACGGCGCCGACGACGTGGCCAACGTCCAGGTGCGCGACCCCGAGCGGGTCGTGTGGCTGTCGCAGACCACGCTCTCGGTCGACGAGACGCTGGCCACGGTGGACCAGCTGAAGAACCGCTTCCCCGGCCTGCAGTCCCCGCCCAGCGACGACATCTGCTACGCCACCCAGAACCGCCAGCAGGCGGTCAAGCAGATGGCCGCCGAGTGCGACCTGGTGATCGTCGTGGGCTCGACCAACTCGTCGAACTCGGTGCGGCTGGTCGAGGTGGCGCTCGAGGCCGGCGCCCGCGCCGCGCACCTCGTCGACTACGCCGCCGAGATCGACCCGGCCTGGCTCGAGGGCGTGCGGACCGTCGGTGTCACCAGCGGCGCGTCGGTGCCCGAGGTGCTGGTCAGCGAGGTCCTCGACTGGCTGGCCGCGCGCGACTACCCCGACGTCGAGACGGTGAAGGCGGCCGAGGAGCGGCTGGTGTTCGCCCTGCCGCACGAGCTGCGCCCCAAGCGCGGCGAGACCGCCTCCTGA
- a CDS encoding DUF4245 domain-containing protein — protein sequence MTTSGPPGEQAQQTPDEQPPPPASAVERANRMSAANMIRSLLPLVVICLLAVGWIAFRQGDGDPVRPIDPSSTVQLASARASYAVPVPTGLPDGYRSTSARTDAGDAVEGAPVTLEIGYVTPSTEYAGFVVSDDPEADPLTAVLEGAEADGSVQLSGEEWTRSTSTRGETVLSREDAGVTVLVTGSADDEELETVAASVAPVATG from the coding sequence GTGACCACGAGTGGCCCGCCGGGCGAGCAGGCGCAGCAGACCCCGGACGAGCAGCCCCCGCCGCCCGCGTCCGCGGTCGAGCGCGCCAACCGGATGAGCGCGGCCAACATGATCCGGTCGCTGCTGCCCCTGGTGGTGATCTGCCTGCTCGCGGTCGGCTGGATCGCCTTCCGGCAGGGCGACGGCGACCCGGTCCGCCCGATCGACCCGTCCAGCACCGTGCAGCTGGCGTCGGCGCGCGCGAGCTACGCCGTCCCCGTGCCCACCGGGCTGCCCGACGGCTACCGGTCGACCAGCGCGCGCACCGACGCCGGCGACGCCGTCGAGGGGGCCCCGGTCACCCTCGAGATCGGCTACGTGACGCCGTCGACGGAGTACGCCGGTTTCGTCGTCAGCGACGACCCGGAGGCCGACCCGCTCACCGCGGTGCTCGAGGGCGCGGAGGCCGACGGCAGCGTGCAGCTGTCCGGGGAGGAGTGGACCCGCTCGACCAGCACGCGGGGGGAGACGGTCCTGTCCCGGGAGGACGCCGGCGTGACGGTGCTGGTCACCGGCTCCGCCGACGACGAGGAGCTCGAGACCGTGGCCGCCTCGGTCGCGCCGGTCGCGACCGGCTGA
- a CDS encoding DNA recombination protein RmuC, producing the protein MDAASLLLGLLLGALLGAAVTLGVVTLSARRRPAESGLDPLHESIDHLHRLLAGMEQARATAHGELREQMGTVGQTSALLRQETAALVTALRTPHVRGRWGEVQLRRVVEVAGLLEHCDFVEQPSSTNDEGAGVRPDLVVTLSDGRQVVVDAKVPFTGYIEAVQAPDETVKAQRVAAHARQLRAHVDQLAARRYPTAFRPAAPFTVLFVPSDGFLTTALEAEPGLLEYGFGRDVVIATPSTLLALLRTVAHSWRQERLARDADQVIEVGRRLHARLATLSGHLTRLGAALGSTLTRYNETVGSYERSVLAAARRFEDLGVGETPVPAPAPVEAVVRALRPADDDAVPDDAAPDDAVGVDGPVRVDDVVRIDRPPLPGRTLLPHRDLRPDRELRPDADRLDEAGPALRWRTGGTADV; encoded by the coding sequence GTGGACGCCGCCTCGCTCCTGCTCGGCCTGCTCCTCGGCGCGCTGCTGGGGGCCGCCGTCACGCTGGGGGTCGTCACGCTGTCGGCCCGCCGGCGGCCGGCCGAGTCCGGGCTCGACCCGCTGCACGAGTCGATCGACCACCTGCACCGGCTGCTCGCCGGGATGGAGCAGGCCCGGGCCACCGCGCACGGGGAGCTGCGCGAGCAGATGGGCACGGTCGGGCAGACCAGCGCGCTGCTGCGCCAGGAGACGGCGGCGCTGGTGACCGCGCTGCGCACCCCGCACGTGCGCGGCCGGTGGGGCGAGGTGCAGCTGCGCCGGGTGGTCGAGGTGGCCGGCCTGCTGGAGCACTGCGACTTCGTCGAGCAGCCGTCGTCGACCAACGACGAGGGCGCCGGCGTCCGGCCCGACCTGGTGGTCACCCTCTCCGACGGGCGGCAGGTCGTCGTCGACGCCAAGGTGCCCTTCACCGGCTACATCGAGGCGGTGCAAGCGCCCGACGAGACGGTCAAGGCGCAGCGGGTCGCCGCGCACGCCCGGCAGCTGCGCGCGCACGTCGACCAGCTCGCGGCGCGTCGCTACCCCACCGCGTTCCGCCCGGCGGCACCGTTCACGGTCCTGTTCGTGCCCTCCGACGGCTTCCTCACCACGGCGCTCGAGGCCGAACCCGGCCTGCTCGAGTACGGCTTCGGCCGCGACGTCGTCATCGCCACGCCGAGCACGCTGCTGGCCCTGCTGCGCACGGTGGCGCACTCGTGGCGGCAGGAACGCCTGGCCCGCGACGCCGACCAGGTCATCGAGGTCGGCCGCCGGCTGCACGCCCGCCTGGCGACGCTGTCCGGGCACCTCACCCGGCTCGGTGCGGCGCTCGGCTCGACGCTGACCCGCTACAACGAGACGGTCGGCTCCTACGAGCGCTCGGTGCTCGCCGCCGCGCGCCGCTTCGAGGACCTCGGCGTCGGCGAGACGCCGGTGCCCGCGCCCGCGCCGGTGGAGGCGGTGGTCCGGGCACTGCGCCCGGCCGACGACGACGCCGTCCCCGACGACGCGGCGCCCGACGACGCCGTGGGGGTCGACGGCCCGGTGCGGGTCGACGACGTGGTCCGGATCGACCGGCCGCCCCTGCCCGGGCGGACCCTGCTGCCCCACCGGGACCTCCGGCCGGATCGGGAGCTCCGGCCGGACGCCGACCGCCTGGACGAGGCCGGACCGGCGCTGCGCTGGCGGACCGGGGGGACCGCGGACGTCTGA
- a CDS encoding methylated-DNA--[protein]-cysteine S-methyltransferase, with protein sequence MTPPAARFATVATPPGPFTVVVTDGPDGGDVVLAAGWTDDVAELLPVVHRSLRPTWVERVDSLPVLDAVESFLAGDVTAIDGVPVRQRSGPFLEDAWEVLRTVPPGEPDTYAAFAARCGRPTAVRAAANACARNAAALFVPCHRVLGSDGGLGGFRWGTPVKRWLLDHEAEHAPVPVEA encoded by the coding sequence ATGACCCCACCCGCCGCCCGCTTCGCCACCGTCGCCACACCCCCGGGCCCCTTCACCGTCGTCGTCACCGACGGTCCCGACGGCGGTGACGTCGTCCTCGCCGCCGGCTGGACCGACGACGTCGCCGAGCTGCTGCCCGTCGTCCACCGCTCGCTGCGGCCGACCTGGGTCGAGCGGGTCGACTCCCTGCCGGTCCTCGACGCCGTCGAGTCCTTCCTCGCCGGCGACGTCACCGCCATCGACGGGGTCCCGGTGCGGCAGCGCTCCGGACCGTTCCTCGAGGACGCGTGGGAGGTGCTGCGCACCGTGCCCCCGGGCGAGCCCGACACCTACGCCGCCTTCGCCGCCCGCTGCGGCCGGCCCACGGCGGTGCGCGCCGCGGCCAACGCCTGCGCCCGCAACGCCGCCGCGCTGTTCGTGCCGTGCCACCGGGTGCTCGGCTCCGACGGCGGCCTGGGCGGCTTCCGCTGGGGGACGCCGGTGAAGCGCTGGCTGCTCGACCACGAGGCCGAGCACGCCCCCGTCCCCGTCGAGGCATAG
- a CDS encoding ABC transporter ATP-binding protein — translation MTATRTASAPAAAARDEETAVRVRGLVKRYGDRAVVDGLDLDVRRGEVFALLGPNGAGKTTTVEVLEGVRRRDAGEVTVLGEDPGTAGRAWRDRVGVVGQSTGAGNALTVRETVDHFARYHGTARESGELIEAVGLTAAAGTRVARLSGGQRRRLEVALGVQGRPELLFLDEPTTGMDPVARRRFWELVRGLRAGGTTVVLTTHYLDEAAELADRVGVLTDGRLVEVAPPHELGAALRQVATVRWTEDGATREVRTREPAAVLRDLLAAHPSGEVPGLTVTRPGLEDVYLRMVGAVPATPEGDLR, via the coding sequence ATGACAGCGACCCGGACGGCGTCGGCCCCCGCGGCCGCGGCGCGCGACGAGGAGACGGCGGTCCGCGTGCGCGGGCTGGTCAAGCGGTACGGCGACCGTGCGGTGGTCGACGGCCTGGACCTCGACGTCCGCCGCGGCGAGGTCTTCGCCCTGCTCGGGCCCAACGGCGCGGGCAAGACGACGACCGTCGAGGTCCTCGAGGGCGTGCGCCGGCGCGACGCCGGCGAGGTCACCGTCCTCGGGGAGGACCCGGGGACGGCCGGGCGGGCGTGGCGGGACCGCGTCGGCGTGGTGGGCCAGAGCACCGGGGCCGGCAACGCGCTGACCGTGCGGGAGACCGTCGACCACTTCGCCCGCTACCACGGCACCGCGCGGGAGTCCGGCGAGCTGATCGAGGCGGTGGGGCTGACCGCGGCGGCGGGGACCCGGGTGGCGCGGCTGTCGGGCGGCCAGCGGCGGCGGCTGGAGGTGGCGCTCGGCGTCCAGGGCCGCCCCGAGCTGCTGTTCCTCGACGAGCCGACCACCGGCATGGACCCGGTCGCCCGCCGGCGGTTCTGGGAGCTGGTCCGCGGGCTGCGCGCCGGCGGCACCACCGTCGTCCTCACCACCCACTACCTCGACGAGGCCGCCGAGCTGGCCGACCGGGTCGGCGTCCTCACCGACGGCCGGCTGGTCGAGGTCGCCCCGCCGCACGAGCTCGGGGCCGCGCTGCGGCAGGTCGCCACCGTCCGCTGGACCGAGGACGGCGCGACCCGCGAGGTGCGCACCCGCGAACCGGCCGCCGTCCTGCGCGACCTGCTGGCCGCGCACCCGTCGGGCGAGGTGCCCGGCCTGACCGTCACCCGTCCCGGCCTGGAGGACGTCTACCTCCGCATGGTCGGCGCCGTCCCCGCGACCCCCGAGGGAGACCTCCGATGA